The Methanococcoides methylutens MM1 genome has a window encoding:
- a CDS encoding class I SAM-dependent DNA methyltransferase, with translation MSDAFKDISQLEASLWSAADNLRANSKLTSTEYSMPVLGMIFLRHASNRYEAALAQIEADQKAGKMAKRPLVKADFHKRRALMLPEKAQYSNLLNLPQEENLGNALVEAMEAIEEEFKPLAGQLPKEYDIFERDVLEELLRTFDSEALRTATGDVFGRIYEYFLMKFAIQGAQDSGEFFTPPSLVQTIVNVIEPDHGVVFDPACGSGGMFVQSSHFIEAHGEDTAHKVTFYGQEKTATTIRFAKMNLAVHGLEGDIREANTYYEDEHTLQDGSPLFANCDFVMANPPFNVDLVDAEKIKGDERLPFDLPGENKDKKVPNGNYLWISYFYSYLGENGRAGFVMSSQASSAGHGEAEVRRKLIETGAVDVMISIRSNFFYTRTVPCELWHLDKAKPDERKDQVLMIDARNIYRIVTRKIYDFSPEQLQNLTSIVWLYRGQTERFIALVQSYLDRTLTEAASITEVAAPFQDAYDKLKTATTPFLGEISEESPSFELLKEYEDVSSAYFQTVEQLESRIATDWSESCEQDFEDQKKLFGKLEELATSCHDLIKDVDLVYKLASRLVDSVEKEANAGTRNIWEKRAVGKLVKELDAKRKDVVEQLKLTVYFYRQILWLLSRFPDAQFVDVPGLCSIVTKDKIKESDWSLTPGRYVGIAPEEVDGDFDFEEALRDIHIELEELNEEAVELAAIIKSNFEELGI, from the coding sequence ATGTCCGATGCATTCAAAGACATTAGCCAGCTGGAAGCCAGCCTTTGGTCTGCTGCAGATAACCTTCGTGCAAACTCAAAACTAACATCAACAGAATACTCTATGCCCGTATTGGGTATGATTTTCCTTCGGCATGCCTCTAATCGTTATGAAGCTGCTTTGGCTCAAATAGAAGCTGACCAGAAAGCTGGAAAAATGGCAAAACGTCCTCTTGTCAAGGCCGATTTCCATAAAAGACGTGCTCTCATGCTGCCAGAGAAAGCACAGTATTCCAATCTGCTGAACCTTCCCCAAGAAGAAAATCTTGGCAATGCCTTGGTCGAAGCCATGGAAGCAATTGAGGAAGAGTTCAAGCCTTTAGCTGGTCAGCTACCTAAAGAATATGATATTTTTGAGCGTGATGTGCTGGAAGAGTTGCTACGTACATTTGATAGTGAGGCACTGCGTACAGCCACTGGTGATGTGTTCGGACGGATCTACGAATACTTCTTAATGAAATTCGCAATTCAGGGAGCACAGGATAGTGGAGAGTTCTTTACACCTCCATCCTTGGTTCAGACCATTGTCAACGTCATAGAACCAGACCACGGTGTTGTCTTTGATCCTGCATGTGGGTCAGGCGGGATGTTCGTCCAGTCAAGTCATTTCATAGAAGCACACGGTGAAGATACTGCTCATAAGGTCACGTTCTATGGTCAGGAAAAGACCGCTACTACTATCCGCTTTGCAAAGATGAACCTTGCTGTCCATGGTCTGGAAGGTGACATCCGTGAAGCAAACACATACTATGAGGATGAGCACACTTTACAAGATGGAAGCCCTTTATTCGCTAACTGTGATTTTGTCATGGCCAATCCTCCTTTCAATGTGGATCTTGTGGATGCCGAGAAGATCAAGGGTGATGAGCGGCTACCATTCGATTTGCCGGGTGAGAACAAGGATAAGAAAGTTCCCAATGGCAATTATCTTTGGATTTCATACTTCTACTCATATCTTGGTGAAAATGGCCGTGCAGGTTTTGTCATGTCTTCCCAGGCCAGTAGTGCCGGTCATGGTGAAGCTGAGGTGCGCCGTAAGCTTATTGAGACCGGTGCAGTGGACGTGATGATCTCCATACGCTCAAACTTCTTCTACACCCGTACAGTCCCCTGCGAACTCTGGCACTTGGACAAAGCAAAACCCGATGAACGCAAGGATCAGGTACTGATGATAGATGCTAGGAACATCTACCGGATAGTAACACGTAAGATATACGATTTCTCACCTGAGCAGCTCCAGAATCTTACATCCATAGTCTGGCTTTACCGTGGACAAACCGAACGCTTCATCGCCTTGGTACAAAGCTATCTCGACCGCACGCTCACAGAGGCTGCATCCATAACCGAAGTAGCCGCACCTTTCCAAGATGCTTATGATAAATTGAAAACAGCCACCACACCATTCCTTGGGGAAATATCAGAAGAATCTCCATCTTTTGAATTGTTGAAAGAGTATGAAGATGTATCATCTGCCTATTTCCAGACAGTGGAACAACTGGAATCTCGTATTGCAACGGATTGGAGCGAATCCTGTGAACAGGACTTTGAGGACCAGAAAAAGTTGTTCGGGAAACTCGAGGAGCTTGCAACATCCTGCCATGATCTCATAAAGGATGTGGACCTGGTCTACAAGCTTGCATCCAGACTTGTGGATTCCGTCGAGAAAGAGGCAAATGCCGGTACTCGAAATATATGGGAAAAGCGTGCTGTTGGTAAACTGGTCAAAGAGCTGGATGCTAAGCGCAAGGATGTGGTCGAGCAGCTCAAGCTTACGGTTTACTTCTACCGCCAGATCCTGTGGCTCTTATCCCGTTTCCCTGACGCACAGTTTGTTGATGTGCCTGGTTTGTGTAGCATTGTTACCAAGGACAAGATTAAGGAATCAGATTGGAGTCTTACTCCTGGAAGATATGTTGGTATAGCTCCTGAAGAAGTGGATGGGGATTTTGATTTTGAGGAAGCATTGAGAGATATCCACATCGAACTCGAGGAACTCAATGAGGAAGCAGTTGAATTGGCAGCAATCATAAAAAGTAATTTTGAGGAGTTAGGGATATGA
- a CDS encoding PQQ-binding-like beta-propeller repeat protein: MKWSKSNILLNKIVISSFSIFLIIVLFSSSSSATWALHNHKLVEIHYVGESDLSNDEQPPLRLLWSRDIGDSKGDPYYYEPIVSNENVYVLTEQWASDHRDALVALNPKTGSCNWYKRIPGDVELNVPVIGNNGIYVSSYRYSGDTCGLHAMDYNNGDIKWNVSFDSKMISPPCYSNGLIFVYTYDLRNWGGNTIEIYALKEDTGDIYWERSIKEDKTHYTPIQPTKLVATDGLLYVPSLTYRIYCLDSRSGEDIWESPLDCFLETNPAVHDNTLYFGTAGGYVYALDARYGYSKWRYYAGSGYDDHFYSTPIVKDGILYSGEMDPYVTAVDAKTGTVMWETKVKGDVDSSPVLYEDVIYASSYDWYNDDTGYLYAFNRTTGSQEWVVDVGGDPSSPVIDDGVIYLATYGDIYAFKILEKPQKVTIDKQEVDNQEHEESMSIFERILSIIFRLNSKNEIVHG, from the coding sequence ATGAAATGGTCAAAATCTAATATATTACTAAATAAAATAGTAATTTCCAGCTTTTCAATATTTTTGATTATCGTCCTATTTTCATCTTCTTCATCAGCTACATGGGCTTTGCATAACCACAAACTTGTAGAAATCCACTATGTGGGTGAGAGTGATTTATCAAATGATGAGCAACCGCCTCTAAGATTACTCTGGAGTCGTGACATTGGTGATTCAAAAGGTGACCCCTATTATTACGAACCAATCGTTTCAAATGAAAATGTTTATGTCCTCACTGAACAATGGGCATCAGATCATAGGGATGCATTAGTAGCTCTTAATCCTAAAACGGGGTCTTGTAATTGGTACAAGCGAATACCCGGTGATGTTGAGCTTAATGTACCTGTAATTGGAAATAATGGCATATATGTAAGCTCTTATAGATATTCTGGAGATACATGTGGCCTACACGCCATGGATTATAATAATGGCGATATTAAATGGAATGTTTCTTTTGACTCAAAAATGATATCTCCTCCATGCTATTCAAACGGACTAATTTTTGTTTATACCTACGATTTACGCAATTGGGGTGGAAATACTATTGAAATATACGCATTGAAAGAAGATACGGGTGATATTTATTGGGAACGATCAATAAAAGAAGACAAAACACACTACACGCCAATACAACCTACAAAACTAGTTGCCACAGACGGCTTATTATATGTACCATCTTTGACATACCGTATTTACTGCTTGGATTCTCGTTCTGGCGAAGATATTTGGGAATCTCCTCTCGATTGTTTCCTTGAAACAAATCCTGCAGTCCATGATAACACATTATACTTTGGAACTGCAGGTGGCTATGTTTACGCCCTTGATGCCAGATATGGATATTCAAAATGGAGGTATTACGCCGGCTCTGGCTATGATGATCATTTTTATTCTACACCAATAGTAAAGGATGGAATATTATATTCAGGCGAAATGGATCCTTATGTTACTGCTGTAGATGCTAAAACAGGCACTGTAATGTGGGAAACTAAGGTAAAAGGAGACGTTGATTCCTCACCAGTTCTTTACGAGGATGTAATTTATGCCTCATCTTATGACTGGTATAATGATGATACTGGGTACCTATATGCATTTAACAGAACAACAGGTTCTCAAGAATGGGTTGTCGATGTCGGTGGTGACCCTTCATCCCCTGTAATAGATGATGGTGTAATTTACCTTGCTACATATGGTGATATTTATGCCTTTAAGATCTTAGAAAAACCACAAAAAGTAACAATAGATAAGCAAGAAGTGGACAACCAAGAACACGAAGAATCAATGAGTATATTTGAAAGAATTTTGTCAATTATTTTTAGGCTAAACTCAAAGAATGAAATAGTTCATGGTTGA
- a CDS encoding DUF429 domain-containing protein → MNFIGVDGCKGGWFAIRFSETNDIDVEVFSNISNLWEKYNENSLILIDIPIGLREKHPNGRSCDVEARKILGAPRQNSVFPVPGRQAIHENDYESACSVNEKHLGKRIPIYAWGIVPKIREVDNFLLNNHSAREYIMEIHPELCFNFLAGRPMQYSKKDDEGITERLEVLKQFCPSANEIFQSSLSRFKRKEVAEDDILDALSAAITAKLGCKYGFSSIPRVDEFDSKGLPMRMVYFDNHIHYL, encoded by the coding sequence ATGAACTTCATAGGTGTTGATGGTTGCAAAGGTGGTTGGTTCGCTATTCGATTTAGTGAAACAAACGATATTGATGTTGAAGTATTTTCAAATATTTCCAATCTCTGGGAGAAATACAATGAAAACTCACTCATATTGATCGATATTCCTATTGGATTGAGAGAAAAACATCCAAACGGTCGTTCATGTGATGTAGAAGCCAGGAAAATATTAGGAGCTCCAAGACAAAATTCCGTATTTCCAGTTCCAGGTAGGCAAGCTATTCATGAGAATGATTATGAATCAGCCTGTTCTGTTAATGAAAAGCATCTTGGGAAGAGAATACCAATTTATGCATGGGGAATTGTGCCTAAAATTAGGGAAGTTGATAATTTCTTACTTAATAATCATTCTGCGAGAGAGTACATAATGGAAATTCATCCCGAACTGTGCTTTAATTTCCTTGCTGGGAGACCAATGCAGTATTCAAAAAAGGACGATGAGGGGATTACAGAGCGTTTAGAAGTTTTGAAGCAGTTCTGCCCTTCAGCAAATGAAATCTTTCAGTCATCTTTGTCACGTTTCAAGCGCAAAGAGGTTGCTGAAGATGACATATTAGATGCACTATCGGCTGCAATTACGGCAAAATTAGGGTGCAAGTATGGATTTTCATCGATTCCTAGGGTTGATGAGTTCGATTCTAAGGGATTACCTATGCGGATGGTTTATTTTGACAACCATATACATTATTTATAA
- a CDS encoding DUF262 domain-containing protein yields MKAVESKLLGFLDRSSQLVIPIYQRAYSWGERECRQLWEDILRAGRNDHVSAHFVGSIVYVEKGLYSVSSQSPLLVIDGQQRLTTVMLIIEALSRHLGDSEPIKGFSTKYLRNHYLLDPREEGELKYKLLLSQTDKASLIALMDQQPMATDHSIRVKENFDFFDDQISKSKDELETICKGLAKLMIVDISLDRDQDNPQLIFESLNSTGLDLSQADLIRNFILMGLEPEEQARLYTRYWRPMELNFGQEAYSSYFDGFMRHYLTVKTGDIPNIRGVYEAFKQYANSPEIDGVESLVSDINTYSNYYCSMALGTEPDKELKYAFQDLRELKVDVAYPLLLELYHDYVNEVLSKGEMLESVRLLESYVFRRAVCAIPTNSMNKTFATFSRELKKDRYLESLKAHFLSLPSYRHFPLNDEFKRAIQTRDLYNFRSRSYWLRRLENFERKERVSLADYTIEHILPQNTDLSDAWINELGEDWEDIQSTYKHTLGNLTLTGYNSEYSDRPFFEKRDMEGGFRESPLRMNQGLGQLEHWNLEVIQKRAERLAEHAVEVWPIPHLESSVLEAYRPKATNNEYSLDDHPNLKTGQMRELFEAFRKEVLALDPCVSEEFKKLYVAYKAETNFVDIIPQTKRLLLSLNVPFPDIDDPREICRDVSDVGRWGNGEVEVGLSSLDQMPYVMGLVRQALEKQLGNGEDI; encoded by the coding sequence ATGAAAGCAGTAGAATCTAAACTTTTGGGTTTTCTTGACAGGTCTTCACAGTTAGTGATTCCCATCTACCAGCGTGCATATAGCTGGGGAGAGAGGGAATGTCGCCAACTGTGGGAGGATATACTGCGCGCAGGGCGAAATGACCATGTATCTGCTCATTTTGTAGGCTCTATAGTCTATGTAGAAAAGGGACTTTATTCGGTATCGAGTCAGTCTCCCTTATTGGTGATAGATGGACAACAGCGACTAACCACAGTGATGTTGATAATCGAGGCACTTTCTCGGCATTTGGGCGATTCAGAACCTATTAAGGGATTTTCTACTAAGTATCTACGCAATCACTACCTTCTCGACCCCAGAGAGGAAGGGGAGCTCAAATACAAACTACTACTCTCCCAGACAGATAAGGCGTCCCTTATCGCCTTGATGGATCAGCAGCCAATGGCAACGGACCACTCAATCAGAGTAAAGGAAAACTTCGATTTCTTCGATGATCAGATAAGCAAATCAAAAGATGAACTTGAGACCATTTGCAAGGGTCTGGCCAAGCTAATGATCGTTGATATCTCCCTCGACAGGGATCAGGATAACCCTCAGCTCATATTCGAAAGCCTCAACTCTACTGGACTTGACCTCAGCCAGGCGGACCTTATCCGCAACTTCATCCTCATGGGACTGGAGCCGGAGGAGCAGGCTCGACTCTATACAAGATACTGGAGACCCATGGAATTAAACTTCGGGCAGGAGGCATATTCCAGTTACTTCGATGGCTTCATGAGACACTATCTCACCGTGAAGACAGGGGATATTCCAAACATACGTGGGGTTTACGAAGCCTTCAAACAATATGCTAATTCTCCAGAGATCGATGGAGTTGAATCACTGGTCAGCGACATCAATACTTATTCCAATTACTATTGCTCCATGGCATTGGGGACAGAACCCGACAAAGAGCTTAAATACGCCTTCCAAGACCTCCGTGAGCTCAAGGTGGATGTAGCATATCCCCTTCTCCTGGAACTTTATCATGATTATGTAAACGAGGTGCTAAGTAAGGGCGAAATGCTTGAATCGGTACGCCTGCTGGAAAGCTACGTGTTCAGACGTGCGGTTTGTGCCATCCCCACAAACTCAATGAACAAGACCTTTGCAACCTTCTCACGGGAACTGAAAAAGGACAGGTATCTTGAAAGTCTCAAGGCACATTTCCTTTCTCTTCCGTCTTATCGCCACTTCCCCCTAAACGATGAATTTAAAAGGGCGATCCAGACTAGGGACCTCTATAACTTCCGTAGTCGTAGCTATTGGTTACGGCGTCTGGAGAATTTCGAACGCAAGGAAAGGGTTTCCTTGGCCGATTATACCATAGAGCACATCTTGCCTCAGAACACTGACCTTTCGGATGCATGGATAAATGAACTTGGTGAAGACTGGGAGGACATCCAGAGTACCTACAAACACACACTCGGCAACCTCACCCTTACAGGCTATAACTCCGAGTACAGCGACCGTCCCTTCTTCGAGAAACGTGACATGGAAGGTGGTTTCAGGGAAAGCCCTCTACGCATGAACCAGGGGCTGGGACAACTTGAGCACTGGAACTTGGAAGTCATTCAAAAGCGTGCAGAAAGACTTGCAGAACATGCAGTGGAGGTCTGGCCAATTCCCCATCTTGAAAGCTCTGTACTGGAAGCCTACAGGCCAAAGGCAACGAACAATGAGTATAGCCTCGATGACCACCCAAATCTCAAGACAGGTCAAATGCGTGAGCTTTTCGAAGCGTTCCGTAAAGAGGTCTTAGCACTTGACCCCTGTGTCTCAGAAGAGTTCAAAAAGCTCTATGTTGCCTACAAGGCAGAAACCAACTTTGTGGACATAATCCCTCAAACCAAACGACTCTTGCTTTCTCTTAACGTACCATTCCCTGACATAGATGACCCTAGGGAGATATGCCGGGATGTCTCTGATGTAGGACGCTGGGGAAACGGTGAGGTGGAAGTTGGTTTATCATCCCTTGATCAGATGCCCTATGTCATGGGATTGGTGAGACAGGCACTTGAAAAACAGCTGGGTAACGGAGAAGATATTTGA
- a CDS encoding restriction endonuclease subunit S — translation MRNMPLVSLADIAESTRYGYTASASNKKVGPKFLRITDIVPLNIDWDSVPYCKIEEKDISKFSLQPGDIVIARTGATVGYAKLIREDEQSVFASYLVRIRIDPKKADPGYVGRVVESNIYKRFVLSRVSGAAQPNANAKVLSSFQFPIPDMSTQHRIVSILSAYENLIKNNQRRIELLEQSARLLYREWFVNLRFPGHEHVKVMDGVPEGWDNGCVSDFYDTSSGGTPSRKNPDFFTGEIKWVKTQELLNRFITDTEEKITQEAIKKSSAKLFPEKTVLVAMYGATIGQVGIIASPAASNQACCAIMAKDPRASFMHSFLFFLENKQTLVGLSMGAAQNNINQQIIRSFPMLMPPSQLIYIFNDALTPVFDQWLNLYIQNQKLQEARDILLPKLMSGEIIV, via the coding sequence ATGAGAAATATGCCCCTCGTCTCTCTGGCTGACATTGCAGAGTCAACCCGATATGGATATACTGCTTCAGCTTCTAACAAAAAGGTGGGACCAAAGTTTCTAAGAATTACCGATATCGTACCTCTCAATATTGATTGGGATAGCGTGCCATATTGTAAAATTGAAGAAAAAGATATCTCCAAGTTTTCTCTCCAACCAGGTGATATTGTAATTGCCCGAACAGGTGCAACGGTGGGATATGCCAAATTGATTCGAGAAGATGAACAATCGGTATTTGCTTCTTATCTCGTTAGGATTCGAATTGATCCAAAAAAGGCCGATCCTGGTTATGTTGGACGAGTTGTCGAATCAAACATTTATAAGCGTTTTGTTCTTTCACGTGTTAGTGGAGCGGCACAGCCAAATGCAAATGCTAAAGTTCTCTCTTCTTTTCAGTTTCCAATTCCCGACATGTCAACTCAGCACCGTATTGTTTCTATTCTCTCTGCCTATGAGAATCTTATTAAAAACAACCAGCGTCGTATTGAGTTACTCGAACAGTCAGCAAGGTTGCTATATAGGGAATGGTTCGTCAACCTGCGTTTCCCAGGCCATGAGCACGTCAAGGTTATGGATGGGGTGCCTGAGGGATGGGATAATGGATGTGTTTCTGATTTTTATGACACATCATCTGGTGGTACTCCAAGTAGAAAAAATCCAGATTTCTTTACAGGTGAGATAAAGTGGGTGAAGACACAAGAGCTTCTTAATAGATTCATAACAGATACTGAAGAAAAGATTACTCAAGAGGCCATAAAAAAGTCTTCTGCAAAGTTATTTCCTGAAAAAACGGTTCTTGTTGCAATGTACGGGGCAACAATTGGTCAGGTAGGGATAATTGCAAGTCCAGCAGCTTCTAATCAAGCTTGTTGTGCAATTATGGCAAAGGACCCAAGGGCTAGCTTTATGCATTCATTTCTTTTTTTCCTAGAAAACAAGCAAACACTTGTTGGCCTTTCAATGGGAGCAGCTCAAAACAACATCAATCAACAAATTATACGTTCTTTTCCAATGTTGATGCCACCATCACAACTAATCTATATTTTTAATGATGCATTAACTCCTGTATTTGATCAATGGTTAAATCTTTATATTCAAAACCAAAAACTTCAGGAAGCTCGTGATATTTTGCTTCCTAAATTAATGAGTGGGGAGATTATCGTATGA
- a CDS encoding endonuclease/exonuclease/phosphatase family protein, with protein MIKKILIILLIVTALTFSGCVESTENTLESAEDIITTVDDISDTIDDIESDIADTPQIEPSETLVIGAFNVQIFGVSKADKPEVMKVLADIVRTYDVVAIQEIRDASQTALPELVDLVNTDGSEYDYIVSERLGRTSSKEQYAYIYNTRTVEITGIPETYPEPEGTDPFHRQPYIAAVSSTQGNFDAVLIVIHTDPDEATEEINDLDDVLAYAQSVYPEENDFVVMGDFNADGSYFDEDSTSDLDAYHWVIDDTVDTTTKSTDYTYDRIVLTDNSDLTGDSGVFRYDLEYGLSEELTTDVSDHYPVFATFSINEIED; from the coding sequence TTGATAAAGAAAATATTAATCATACTGCTTATCGTTACTGCATTGACATTCTCAGGTTGTGTTGAATCTACTGAAAATACACTTGAATCTGCAGAAGACATTATAACAACCGTGGATGATATCTCAGATACAATAGATGATATAGAATCTGATATCGCGGACACTCCGCAAATAGAACCAAGCGAAACCCTTGTCATCGGTGCATTCAACGTCCAAATATTCGGGGTTTCAAAAGCAGACAAGCCTGAAGTCATGAAAGTACTTGCAGACATTGTACGAACATATGATGTAGTAGCCATTCAGGAGATCAGGGATGCTTCACAGACTGCCCTGCCCGAACTTGTAGATCTTGTGAATACAGACGGTTCTGAATACGACTATATTGTCAGCGAACGATTAGGCAGAACTTCCAGCAAGGAACAGTACGCATACATCTACAATACGCGGACTGTAGAGATCACAGGCATCCCTGAAACCTATCCTGAACCTGAAGGTACTGACCCATTCCACAGGCAACCATATATTGCTGCTGTTAGTTCCACTCAGGGTAACTTTGATGCTGTCCTGATCGTGATTCACACAGACCCGGATGAGGCCACAGAAGAGATTAACGACCTAGATGATGTACTTGCCTACGCTCAGTCTGTTTATCCAGAAGAAAATGATTTTGTAGTTATGGGTGACTTCAATGCTGATGGCTCCTATTTCGATGAAGATTCAACTTCAGACCTTGATGCATATCATTGGGTAATTGATGACACTGTAGATACGACTACGAAATCTACCGACTACACTTACGACAGGATTGTCCTAACTGACAATTCGGACCTGACTGGTGACTCCGGAGTGTTCAGATATGACCTTGAGTATGGATTATCTGAGGAGCTCACCACAGATGTATCTGATCATTATCCGGTATTTGCGACCTTCTCAATAAATGAGATTGAAGATTGA